tgagttcacgtacgtttctGGGTTTAGGGCAATGAAGGTTGTCTTCTTCATAAAAAATGGAAACTACTTTCCTTCAATTTTCAGGCATTGTATTCTTAAatagataaaacaaaacaacataagacaacaaaaacaaagaatGATTATTACTTACTTGATTCACAACAATGATAATAACTTGATGAACTTGGTtgatgattgatgaagatgtttgatgaaaatggtggatgatgattgatgaaaaCAGTGgatgatgattgatgaaaaTGGTGGATGCTGATTGATGATGATAGAATGAACAACAATGAAAATGCAGAAATGtagaatgaagaggaagaagatgttatgaagaagtaatgttatgaagaagatgaaataaaGGGAAGGGCATTTTGggcattttgattttttttttttaattttgaggggtgtgaatagcaatttgggggtgttggtagcaatattgaaataagtattattcaaaaataatttaaaaaaggtcaatacaattttttcttaaatttattaattaataatttaaaaaaaaaattgaatttgttaataaaattgCTCAATAGACCAAATAGTTCTATTAATTGTATtgaattgttaaattaaatatcaggATATGATATTCACATTTAAAACATGACAAGATGAaagataaaattagaagaaaaaatatcacacgaaaaattaatattttcttaatatatgttaaagattaaaaaaatataatatacaatATAGCCGGCCTAAATAATATATGTAGTTGTATATATTTTACGAAGACAtccatatatttaaaaaataactataatcTGTAAATCTTACCTagaaaaaatggaaaataagGAAAAGGTAACATCCAAACACCAATAACACTAACTAATTCTTGTtactaaacttttttttaacaaaaacaaatactTGTAATCGGTTATTTCAGACTAGATTTTTTTCCCTAACGATAtgtattacaataaaaaaaatacattcaagCTCTTATCCACAACAACAATTATGTTATAGACAACTAAAAATTATCTTACAATTGTAGTTTTCTCTCTTTAAATTAGTGTTTGATCTCCCTACTTTTTAGCCAACAATCTAAACGATATCATACATCATAATTTGTAATATACATGTGGATCAAACCTCTATGATCTAAAAAAAGCGCAAGACAAAAACTTAACATAACAATGGTAGTTAGAATCTATTTTTAGTGGTtgatatttatcattttctttgtATAAATCTCAAATCTTTCTAACACAGAGTATCAAGCAAAGAAGCACAActcttcttttttgtttgtaactAGGCTATCATCAATCCCAAGATTTGTAATAATATTACTTATACACGGTTAAAAGATGGCAGGTGGGTCTTTTGTGGATACAGGAAATGCAAAACAATTTGACggtaaaatcacaatatttgtaTTGATTACATCTTTTGTAGCAGCTATGGGAGGTCTATTATTTGGTTATGACTTGGGAATTACAGGAGGAGTAACTTCCATGGATccattcttaattaaattctttCCAAATGTTTACAAACAAATGAAAGGTGAAACCCATTACGAAAACCAATATTGCAAATATGACAATGAACTCCTCACCCTTTTCACCTCTTCCTTGTATCTTGCTGCATTGGTAGCTTCTTTCTTCGCTTCCTCAACCACAAGAGTGATGGGGCGCAAGGCTTCAATGTTTATAGGTGGCTTGTTTTTCCTCGTTGGTGCATTGTTGAATGGTTTTGCTACGGACATTAGAATGCTTATCGTTGGCCGTTTATTACTCGGCTTTGGTGTTGGATATTGTAATCAAGTAAGAAGAATTAATATCATATTCACTATTATGTTTTCATTTCAAGTGTAAagaataaacataatttatgaTTGAGTATTGACTAATTGCATTCATTTTTCAACAGTCTGTTCCACTGTATTTATCAGAGATTGCTCCAGCAAAAATCAGAGGTGCTCTAAACATTGGTTTTCAAATGATGATTACAATTGGCATCTTAGTTGCCAATCTTATCAACTATGGTACTTCCAAACTTGAAAATGGATGGAGAATTTCTCTAGGTCTCGGAGCTGTTCCTGCAATCATGTTGTGTTTGGGATCACTTTTCTTAGATGACACACCCAACTCTATGATTGATAGAGGCCTACCAGAAGTAGCCAAGGAAATATTACAAAAGATTCGCGGAGTCGACAATGTTGATGAGGAACTTCAAGATCTTATTAATGCAAGTGAGGCGGCAAAAAACGCAGAACACTCATGGAAGAATATTGCACAACCAAAATACAAGCCCCAACTGACTTTCTGCTCTTTCATTCCTTTCTTCCAACAACTCACTGGCATCAATGTTATCATGTTTTACGCACCCGTCCTTTTCAAGACGTTGGGCTTTGGCAATGATGCTGCTCTAATGTCCGCAGTTATCTCTGGAGGTGTCAACGTGCTTGCCACTTTTGTTTCCATCTTCACTGTTGATAAGTTTGGAAGAAGGTTCTTATTTCTTGAAGGTGGCATCCAAATGTTTATTTGTCAGGTGAAAGAAATTTCCAACTTTAACTATTAATTAAGAATCATATATACTTTGCATATTGTTCTTTTAAAATGGATCTATTTCTTAGTAGTTAGCAATGACATGCATAActaatttaaagtttttatgATGCAGATCGCTGTTGGAACCATGATCGCTTTAAAGTATGGAGTGAGTGGTGAAGGGTCATTTACCAAAGGAGAAGCCAACCTTCTTTTGTTCTTTATATGTGCATATGTTGCAGCATTTGCTTGGTCTTGGGGTCCACTAGGATGGTTGGTACCAAGTGAAATATGCTCTCTTGAGGTTCGGTCTGCAGGTCAGGCTATCAATGTTGCTGTGAACATGCTTTTCACTTTTGGCATTGCACAAGTTTTCCTCAACATGCTATGTCATTTGAAGTTTggtcttttctttttctttgcgGCTTTTGTGCTAGTCATGACAACCTTTATCGCCTTGTTCCTCCCCGAGACAAAGAACATCCCAATTGAAGAAATGAGTAAAGTGTGGAAATCACATTGGTTTTGGACAAAATATGTTCCAGATGTTGACATGGCCGCTAATAACGAGCGTAAGATCACCACTCAAAGCTGAGCAAATATTTCTATTAACAATGTACAATTATGGAAAACAACAAACTAGATGATAGAATCACTTGAAAATTTGTTGATTTGTTACATTTTTGCCATCAAAGTTCAAACGCTTCACATATTATGGTGCTTTACTAGCTTAATATCGTTAAGCAATCTAACTCTTCGTATTGGTAtcatttaaaagtaaaattatatcATTAATAACATCACGGTAGAAAGAACAAGTAAAGTCTTTTATCTTTAtgtttactataaataaatcagactaattttattttgaaattgtatATAGTGTCAATATGGGAGCGGCACAAGTTTTTTTAGCGTAACATGGAATACAACAtcatacaaatttaaattttaatgaatgaaaaatgtGATTGATATACTTTACAAATGCAAATATTAGCACGAGATTTTGAATTTCAACATTAATTGGAATCCATATAATGAAGAATGAATATTTCACAAATTACTATTTCGAACTCATCTACAAATCTATACAAtggaaataaatttaattacctttaaaacaattaaatgtGGAAATAAGATTACCGTAGATCAAAGAGGAGCTTTGACACAACCGTCCTTTACCATAATAGATATGCTGTATTTGCAGCTACAGAAATGATACAGATTATACAAATGATTGAAACTGTAAAAACCTGTTAAACCCTCATAGCagatatggaatagaaataggTCTGCTCTCATATCAATAGTTTCCCAGAATAGGTCAGAATTGCAAATCACATGCATTAGTGACTATGTAACCGAAATCGATTCCAAAAAAGCATCCAGATAGTCTTTAAGTTTCACCTTTGTAATTGCACCTTCCCTCCTGCTTTCCGGGACTTCCTGCCCGTTCTTGAAGAGTATCAGGGTTGGCAGTCCATAAACTTTATACTCTTCAATCAGTTGTGGGTTAGCATCATGATCAATCTTTACAACTGTTAATCTGTCTCCATATTCCTGCAATTTAATGTATATAAGTATTCAGTTGAGAAACACTGAGATCCCAAAGTACACTTGACAATAACTTCATAGCTAGGAATATCATATCAATCATTCCACAAGTTATAAAGCATTCTAAACTTTTGCCAGCATTAAATTGCAAATAAGGTCAGCTTCAAGTATGTGCCAGTGTGCATGGTGGATCCCCGGTATCTATTAGTATTAACTTTTGTCATTTACCCTATGAATAAATTAGGCTGCTATCAATTTTCTAAAAGTTTTGCACAAACAAATTACAGAGAGAATGTTCTTTCCTCAAAGCCATTCTTCTAATGTTATGGTTACTGCATTCGACAATAATCACCAGGAGGCATAAAACAAGGAGACATTTTGTTGTGATGCATACCTCTTCCACCACTGACCATTAGATTTGCAATGAGATTCAGTCTACAATCAAAAAGCAGTTGGTAATACTGCAAGCACTGATCATAACACTTGAAAGATCACAGAATTTTTGCAATAGATTCATTATCATAAACGACAACGAACCAAGTATGTTGTTCTTGTTGGGGAAATCTGTATGCACCGAGGATCGAAGATGGAAACACACACAAAACACCCCACAATGAAAGTAAAATATAGAACACAAAAATGTACACTGTCCAACACCTATTATCTATGTCCACTATCTCAAATAAGAtcacaaattttatagaaactgAGAAACCCAATCCATGTTGTGTATCACCATACAAACTTAAGCACCTCACTCAAGAGTTACAAAGGATGATAAAACACGCTCATTAGAAGTGATAACTCATTCACTAACGTTTGCTCTCCTTACAAGTCCCCCTATTAATAAGTACGAATTCCATTCATAAACACGACAtagattattttaaacaaatagaAATATCAGGGTATGTTTAGAAGTTGGGTTTTGGAGGGCTAAGTCAACGTTTGGGTATATATTTTCgagattctaatttttttttgaaagaatgaCATAAAAAATGATCATAAAAACATTTCAATCAcacttaaattcatttttagaaatattttatagtttctgtaatttaaaaaagaaaagtaagtCCTCTCCTCACCTCCCCTCCTCTCCAAAATCCTCTATCCAAAAATACTCTTACAACCTCAAAGGATTAGCCCAATGGGTTAGGACACCGAAGGAGTATAAAGAAGGAAGTTCAGAATTCGATCCCTGCTGTTACTAACATTCTCCTTCCCCCTAACAAGCTAACGGCTAACATAAAATAGAAATCTTACAAATTGGAGTTCTtcttttaaatatcaaaacccAGCATGAAGCTTTCCTATAAGTAACTAAAGCAGATTTTAATAATTCCAGTAACAAGGAAACATATTGCTTGATCTATCCTCAAAATAACCGACATATCAAGCCTCAAACAATAGAATTAGAATAACCTTTGATCCGAAGGAGTTCATTGACACATTAAAACTTGTTCACACAAGCAATCAAATGATTTGGCACATCAAGTTACCTTATGCTAACTCTGTATGAATGACACTGTCCATTTTGTGTATGAATATTGCTAACATAGCCTTTTGTATATGGATATATTCAATTTTGACTTCCACTTtctcaataaattatttatcaatagtAGTATTAATTATGAGTATATTTGGACCATGCGGTGCCACTTCAAGAATAAGAATTTGACTTTAGACAGCTGAAAAATgagtattaataataatttcttcttcctcaattaaaataattttgaaaaacaaaaatgcaCTTAGTAATGTTGATATATGCAATAATACCcataaaacaatttataaattgcATGCATTGGAATATTGGATAAGATATTACTAGTAATTTGATTAGAGATAGAAAGAGAGAAAACCTTAGCTATGGATTCCATAGCTGGAGTGATCAAACGGCAAGGACCGCACCAAGTAGCGACGAATTCGACTAGAACTGGACGGTCAGATTTCAATACTGTGTCCTTGAACTGGCTCTGATTGATTTCCGTGATTCCCGCACCGCAAATGACTGTAAACTTAGGAACCGCAGAAGAAGAATTCCAGAACCTTGTTCTAACAGAGTAGAACTTGTTGTTCTTGATGTGAGAGCGTGGCAAGGGAAGAAGAGATGAGGAGGATAGAGAGATAGAAGAAGTAGGAACTATACGAAGAGGAACCGCAGGAAGGGAACTGGAGATGGAGATGGCTGTGTCCATTGTAACAGTGTGGATTTCAATGAAGCCAGCCGAGCCAATAATCCAAGTAGGAAATGATAGATAACGAAGAGAATAATCACGTTCCAATAATAAGACCACCGTTAACTTCCCccaaatattattttgtggCCACAAATGCGGGTAATGTCGTGACGTCATTTAATCGCAACAAATATTCTACTTACACAAGGAcccattttttgttgttgttaattcTATTGTCTTTATAATCTTACTGGACTCGAGGATCACATTTACAGTACTCAATTTATAACCAAAAAGTGTTGCTATTTGCTAGTACCACGAAAACTTGACAATAATCAATTGACTAATTAGTGAACACATTTCACATAAATAAATGGCTAAAGTCTCTAGcattttttgtattattattattacaattttaaataaataataaatacttcCAATCCCAAAATACAAAGACCCTAAATTTGCAAGTGTACACATTTTTTTAGTGCCTAGATCTTAAAGGACTTGACATTGATTAACTCATCTCTCCTGATTGTTCGTCATAAGCTATGGCAACACTTGAGcatcaaaatattcataattatcttcatcattttcatcatcatcCTCTTCATCATTAGCTTTAGACAAATTGTTAATTTCAATGGACCGAAGTACCAGCTCATTAGcctctttttgttcttcctctgtttttgctAAAGATAGAAGGACATTTTTAGCTTTCTGATCAGGAAGAAGCCCACTCAACTCCATTTCTTTAAACCAATGAACAGCACTGTCAAAGTCTCCATTTTTTCCATGTGCATCCATGATTGTGGTCAAAATTGTTTGATTCGGCTTGATACCCCGCCCAAGCATTTCCTCATACTTCTCCATTACCTTCTCAAGATCATTTGCCTTAGCATACCCTTTTATCAAGGTTCCATAAGTCACAACATTAGGCTCAAAACCATCTTGTATCAATCTTTTGAAGAACTTCTCTGCACCCTCCATGTCAGGAGCATTGACATAAGCTGATAACATGGTAGTATATGAGCAAAGATCTGGCATGAACCTGCACACACACAAATTAATCGATACGGGAAAATGCTACAGCGATGTATATTCTTTAAGTTCATAATTCAATCAGTACATGAATTTGAAATGATTGTGAAAAAACTCGCTGT
The genomic region above belongs to Cicer arietinum cultivar CDC Frontier isolate Library 1 chromosome 4, Cicar.CDCFrontier_v2.0, whole genome shotgun sequence and contains:
- the LOC101514576 gene encoding thioredoxin X, chloroplastic, which gives rise to MTSRHYPHLWPQNNIWGKLTVVLLLERDYSLRYLSFPTWIIGSAGFIEIHTVTMDTAISISSSLPAVPLRIVPTSSISLSSSSLLPLPRSHIKNNKFYSVRTRFWNSSSAVPKFTVICGAGITEINQSQFKDTVLKSDRPVLVEFVATWCGPCRLITPAMESIAKEYGDRLTVVKIDHDANPQLIEEYKVYGLPTLILFKNGQEVPESRREGAITKVKLKDYLDAFLESISVT
- the LOC101514262 gene encoding sugar transport protein 10 — encoded protein: MAGGSFVDTGNAKQFDGKITIFVLITSFVAAMGGLLFGYDLGITGGVTSMDPFLIKFFPNVYKQMKGETHYENQYCKYDNELLTLFTSSLYLAALVASFFASSTTRVMGRKASMFIGGLFFLVGALLNGFATDIRMLIVGRLLLGFGVGYCNQSVPLYLSEIAPAKIRGALNIGFQMMITIGILVANLINYGTSKLENGWRISLGLGAVPAIMLCLGSLFLDDTPNSMIDRGLPEVAKEILQKIRGVDNVDEELQDLINASEAAKNAEHSWKNIAQPKYKPQLTFCSFIPFFQQLTGINVIMFYAPVLFKTLGFGNDAALMSAVISGGVNVLATFVSIFTVDKFGRRFLFLEGGIQMFICQIAVGTMIALKYGVSGEGSFTKGEANLLLFFICAYVAAFAWSWGPLGWLVPSEICSLEVRSAGQAINVAVNMLFTFGIAQVFLNMLCHLKFGLFFFFAAFVLVMTTFIALFLPETKNIPIEEMSKVWKSHWFWTKYVPDVDMAANNERKITTQS